The Lagenorhynchus albirostris chromosome 17, mLagAlb1.1, whole genome shotgun sequence nucleotide sequence CTCAGGATGGCCCCAGTGTCTCCTGCTGCCGCGAGGTCACCTGGTGAAGCCTAAGCGAGGGCAGGCCTGCTGGGCCCTCACCCCAGGGAGGAGGCCCCCCGAGGGCAGGCCTTCTGGGCCCTCACCCCAGGGAGGAGGCCCCCCGAGGGGCAGACTTTCACCCCGGGACAGCAAACCCTTCCTGCCACTCACCGCAGGGTCTACAGCCCCCcgaccaaaaccaaaacccaattCCAATCACCCCGGGACGTGTGGGCCAAGTCCCGACCGACCTGGGACTTCAGGGAGACTGCCCTTTGTGCTCTGAGGGGCTCGCCGGGGTCTCTCACAGCACCCGATGCAGGGGCGGAggcccaggctcagagaggtccctGGCCACCCCCTCGAGCCTCCCTCCCCGGGGCCAGCAGCACTTACCAAGGCCAGGCTGACTGCAGAGGCAGTGCTGGGGGGCGGGAGCCCATGCCCAGGAGGCGGGGCACTGTGACATCACTCACTGTAACCGAGGGCTGCAGGCCTACCAGGCTGGGCTTGTCTGCCCTCTGACCTCTCTGGCGGACCCTCACCAAAGCAGCGCAGAGCGGGTCAGGGCTGGTCTGGCCCCTTCAGCCCCGCCCACCAGGCTGACCCCCCAGTGCGGAAGCCCTACGTGAACCTAGCGGCCTAAACGCTGTCCTCGGCTCCTGACATCAAACCAGGCTCTGCTCAGAGCTCTAAGGGTCACAGTtcgggggaggggaggcccccTCTCAAGATGCCCGTGAGCAAGGGACAGGGCCTGAGACCTGGGGCTGGCTGGGGCGGCggcaccctgccctgcccagagGTGTGGAGGGTGCACGCCAATCCTGACCTGCTCATGGGGTGCCCACCCTACTGCCGGGGCAGGAACTGGCTCAGCCCAGGAAGGTGCTGAGGCCACACCCAACAGGCCCAGACAAGGGAACCGAGGCCGGCAGCCTGGCCCCAGAGGTGTCAGGGCTCGCCGGGCGTggtgagggctgggctgggggtccCCTGGCTCGGGTGAAGGGGACACAGGAGCCTGGGACGGGCGAGTACTTACTTTCGCTTTGATCTCCTAGGACAGCATGAAGAGAAAGCAGCAGAGTTAGAGGCAGTCAGACAGGGCGGCCCGAGCAGGCTGGGGGGCCTTCTCAGAAGCTGCTCGGTGAGGCGGCGTGGAGGCGAGTTTGCTGGGGAACAAAGGCGAGCACCGGAGCCAAGACCCACCACCAAAATCCCAGGGGGCGGCCGCTGCTCCTTCATCACTCGAAATGCGCAGATGCTGGGGTTCCTGTTAGCCGGAGCCAGGCAGCCCTGGGAGGCCCCATCTGAGCTCCTCGCTGAGCTGAGCCAACCTGGGGAGGTGAGCCAGCACCTCGAGTGCCCCGCTGCCCATGTGGATCAGTGCTGGGTGGGCTCTCCCCAGCCCCGCACCGCCACTGGGTCCAGACCGCTGGACCAGGTGGAGGACGACAAGGACCTGGCAGAAGGTCTTGGCGGCCACCCAGCCCCAGTGCCCACGCCGGACAGGCCTCTCCCTCAGCAGGGCCACTATGGGGGCGAGAGGCCAGGTGGGCAGGGTGTGCCGTCCCCGCAGGCCGGCACCGGAGGGTGCACGAGAGGACAGACGGGGTGCCCGGCCCTGAATCCACAAGAGGTGCCACCAAGGGGCTGAGGACCCAGTCAGCCCTGCCACCCAGGCCCCTGGCCTCCCGTCTCCCCCACACCGCGGCCAGCGCGCCAGCATCAAGGCACCCCGGGACAGGGTGCGCGAGGCGTCCTGCGGGGCTAACAGAGAGGCTAGCAGGCAGGAGGCAGGCGTGCACGGAGGTCCCAGGCAGGCTCTCCGCAGACACCCACCATAGGGGCTTCGTGTGGCAAGGCTCTGGCGGGAGGAGGACTCCCCAGAGACACCACACAGGAGCGCTGTCACCTGGGGAGGCGACCACAGACAGCTGAGGGCTGCCTGGTAAAGCCAGTGCCAGGATGGGGCCAAGAGCACCCCCAGGGCTGCTGGAGGATGAGGCCCCAGGACAGCCGGCACAGCCCCCGACGTCAGAGGCAGGGGCCCACCTCTCCCAGTAGAAGAACCACTTTCCCGCGAggacgccaccagggaagcacagaaCTCTCGGCTAGGGGCCGGGCGTCCTACAGGAGCAGTCGGGCctccgccccccccgccccccgcaacaCTGGAGCACAcagggggcagagccaggaccagagGAAGCGGTCCCACCCTGTACTCCTCACCTGCAGGGCCAAGAGCAAGCCGCCTGCCACTAAGAACCAGCCCTGGGGCATAAAGCATGTCAAGACCACTCCCAAAAGAGGGGGCACTGAGGCGTGGGAGGCCCTGGAGGGATCACGGCCCACCCAGCCACCAGGATCTGGGGCGAAGGCAGCGAGCAGCTCTTCCTCTGCAACTCCCCCAGCCCAGCGCCAGTGCGAATCAGCGCTCCTGGCTGTGCTGAGGGACTCTGGGGGCTGCGGAGTCCTTCTCAGCCTCTGCCCAGCTGGGAGGGCAGTTCGTGCAGTGCCCGTACAGGGAACCTGGCAGCACTCCCTGACCAGGATACTCCTGGCTGGAGGCTCCTGACGGCGAGGACGTGGCCTGGCAGAGCCGTGCCCACCAATCCGCCAAGAGGTCCCCGTGAGGCTGGGTGAACGGGGAAGGTTTCTGGGAGGGGTGAGGGTTGCCCCCTCCCCCGGCTTCATCCTCCACACCTCATTCTCATCCTCCAAACGGTCTCAGGTAACCAGGTGCCCATGTGACCCCATCGCAGTCACACACAGGCAGGGGCTCCCAGGTCATCCACCCAGAGGTCACAGCTCTCTGCCCCCCTTCCACAGCAAGTGGGAATCGGTGTGCGGTGTGGGGAGATGGGGCCCCTGGCTGGCGCAGCCTGGACCAGTGCTGCACAACAGAGCTTCCACGCGTGCAGTGTCCAAGAGAACGCGGCGAGCACTCAGCACGCTTCAGCCGATGAGAACGAGCCAGCAGTGGGGCAACTGCACGAGAGGGCTGCCCTCTGATTTTCTTTAGAGGCAAACTCCACAGCCCCCAATTCCTACTCAGAAGCTTCCCCACCTCTGACTCCTGGACAGTCCAGCCCCACTCAAAAATGCCAACCTGTCCTGCTGGCGTGGAGGGGGGCCCCTGCACCCCAAGACTCAGCACTCACACTGCGGCTGCCCAAGTTACCTCACCTGAGGCCCAGCCAGCTGCATGACATTTGTGCTACAATGCCATGGCCGTCGGTTCTTTTTCTATCCCAGTCTGTGGTGCCCTGGTCTATCTACCCGGACCGCCAGGTGCCTGCGCCCCCTTTCCTCGGGCGGCTCCAGCACTGCACGCGCCTCCTCAACCATTCTGAGTACACTTGACACCTCACACGGCTGGGAGACGGGAGTGGGGTAAACTGAGGCTCCGGGTCGGTGAGGTGAGAATCTGGGACTCCGTGTCTCATTCTGACGCCTGTCCTTCACACAAATGTCACACTGCCCCCCACTTCAAAGTCACACGTGCCATCTTCAAACAGGGCCACAGGGCCAGGGCTCATGCCGGCATTTCCTGCCTGCAG carries:
- the LOC132508340 gene encoding uncharacterized protein LOC132508340, with product MLYAPGLVLSGRRLALGPAGEEYRVGPLPLVLALPPVCSSVAGGGGGGGPTAPVGRPAPSREFCASLVASSRESGSSTGRGGPLPLTSGAVPAVLGPHPPAALGVLLAPSWHWLYQAALSCLWSPPQVTALLCGVSGESSSRQSLATRSPYGGCLRRACLGPPCTPASCLLASLLAPQDASRTLSRGALMLARWPRCGGDGRPGAWVAGLTGSSAPWWHLLWIQGRAPRLSSRAPSGAGLRGRHTLPTWPLAPIVALLRERPVRRGHWGWVAAKTFCQVLVVLHLVQRSGPSGGAGLGRAHPALIHMGSGALEVLAHLPRLAQLSEELRWGLPGLPGSG